TATGGAGACCACCGGAACGCTCTGATCGTGAGGCGTATGGCTAGAGTTCGGCGCTGTAACAGGTTGTTTCATAGGTGTGTTCTATCCCCGCTTACTGAAGCATCAATTTTAACAGCAGACTACGCTCCTGGCGTGGCTAGGCCGCTGGACTGGCCACAACCTGCCGCGTTTCTAGCAACACCTCACGCAACAGGATGGTCATTTTATCCCCTAAACGGTAGGCCATCTCCCCTTTAATCGTCACACTGGCCTTCTCACGGCAGCACTGTAGCTCTGCCCGAACAGGATGCAGCGAGGCGCTTGGAAGAAAGATCACAGCACCACTCTCCAGCAAGCGGACTCGCAAACCGCCGCGGGTGACATCAATAATCTCCGCTTCCTGATGAGCGCCCTGTTCCATCGTCTGTTGTAAAAAACGGGCATAGAGCCAATCACTGATCTGCCGCTCGGCTAAACGCTGCTGTCGACGACGCTCATTGAGATGTAAGGCCAGTGCTGCATCGGGCCGTATGGCGGGAGGTTGCTGGGTGATCACCGCTTTTAACAAACGATGATTGACTAGATCACCATATTTACGGATTGGCGAGGTCCAGGTGGCATAGATCTCGCACCCCATTCCAAAATGGGCCGCCGGTTGGCAACTAAACTGGCTCAGTGCTTGGTAACGACGCAAGCAGCCCGCTAGATAGGGGGTCGGTTGTGCATCAAGATGGCGGCGGAGCTCACAAAAGCCCGCCAGCGTTAATAGCTGCTCAGCACTAAAGGGGGCCTCATTGGCTTTTAGGAGTGCCACCACCTGCTCAATCTGTGATCGCTCTAATCCGGCATGGACATTAAAGATCCCATAACCCAGCTGATCGCGCAGCAGGGCGGCAGCACACAGATTGGCAGCAATCATCGCCTCCTCAACCAAGCGATGTGCCGTACGACGGCGCTCTAGAACAATGTCTAATACGCTGCCCTGCTCATCCAGCACAAAGCGATGCTCAGGACGATCTTTGAAAATCGTCGCATGCTGTTGACGCCAGGCGCTGCGCGCTTCAGCCACTTGCTGTAGTAGACGGATCTGCTCAGCAATCGTCGGGTTTGGTGGCTGCCAGGAGCCCTGGTTTTCTAACCAATCAGAGACCTGTTCATAGCTTAATTTAGCCTGCGAACAGATCCAAGCCATCGAAAAAGCGGCACCAGCCCCCAACGACCCATCTGGCTCAATCACCACTTGACAAACCAAAGCTGGACGACGCTCTCCAGCGCGCAAGGCACAGCGATCCTC
This genomic stretch from unidentified bacterial endosymbiont harbors:
- a CDS encoding exoribonuclease II, yielding MFQDNPLLAQLKQQMQQEIPRIQGIVKSHGKGFGFIEVEGDKSYFVPPPAMKRVLHGDHVTARLRTEKGQTTAEPEQLIETALTRFVGRVSQPMAQWSVIPDHPLLNRAIACHVSSHLTLPVEPGDWVSATLQQHPLKGDKGFHAEINEWIAHSDDNFAPWWVSLARYQLPREAPSGVEHYCLDETAPRDDLTDLPFITIDNEQTQDMDDALAVRVGAAGQWTLCIAIADPSAYIAPESALDRTAYQRGFTHYLPGLDIPMLPRELAEDRCALRAGERRPALVCQVVIEPDGSLGAGAAFSMAWICSQAKLSYEQVSDWLENQGSWQPPNPTIAEQIRLLQQVAEARSAWRQQHATIFKDRPEHRFVLDEQGSVLDIVLERRRTAHRLVEEAMIAANLCAAALLRDQLGYGIFNVHAGLERSQIEQVVALLKANEAPFSAEQLLTLAGFCELRRHLDAQPTPYLAGCLRRYQALSQFSCQPAAHFGMGCEIYATWTSPIRKYGDLVNHRLLKAVITQQPPAIRPDAALALHLNERRRQQRLAERQISDWLYARFLQQTMEQGAHQEAEIIDVTRGGLRVRLLESGAVIFLPSASLHPVRAELQCCREKASVTIKGEMAYRLGDKMTILLREVLLETRQVVASPAA